A genomic region of Eucalyptus grandis isolate ANBG69807.140 chromosome 5, ASM1654582v1, whole genome shotgun sequence contains the following coding sequences:
- the LOC120293239 gene encoding ABC transporter G family member 3-like has translation MPLAPRQRPQRRRHPVLASLNTARTPVAPPLDDAGPPIGLRPYQLGILLKLIEPCLLLIDVNVNGGFSTVFTSFPVERNHYRFSTMSAESSSLAGSGKATLLLPLAGKLGKDLKFSGRVTYNGHGMEEFVPQRTSAYISQYDLHIGEMTVREILAFSAKCQGARPCYGEHISTSEYKLLQNGFIRIW, from the exons ATGCCGCTTGCCCCCCGACAACGCCCTCAACGCCGCCGCCACCCTGTCCTTGCCTCCCTCAACACTGCTCGCACCCCGGTCGCCCCACCACTGGACGACGCCGGCCCCCCCATTGGACTCCGCCCTTACCAACTTGG GATTCTGCTCAAATTGATTGAACCCTGTCTCTTGTTAATCGATGTCAATGTCAACGGGGGTTTCTCAACTGTTTTCACATCCTTCCCAGTAGAAAGAAACCATTACCGATTCTCAACGATGTCAGCAGAATCATCAAGCCTCGCAg GCTCTGGAAAGGCCACCTTACTTCTACCATTAGCTGGGAAGCTCGGCAAAGATTTGAAG TTTTCAGGAAGAGTCACGTACAACGGACACGGGATGGAAGAGTTTGTACCGCAGAGGACATCGGCTTATATAAGTCAATATGATCTCCATATAGGAGAAATGACTGTTAGGGAAATTCTTGCTTTCTCAGCCAAGTGTCAAGGTGCTAGACCCTGTTATG GAGAGCATATATCCACCAGTGAATACAAACTACTACAAAATGGGTTCATCAGAATATGGTAG